In Alteromonas mediterranea DE, a single genomic region encodes these proteins:
- the rplF gene encoding 50S ribosomal protein L6 yields the protein MSRIAKAPVDVVSGVEVSISGQEVTVKGSKGTLTRVFNDAVEVAQEENQLKALPREGFADSWAQAGTVRSILNAMVQGVSQGFEKKLTLLGVGYRAQAQGSKLNLTLGFSHPVVYEMPEGITVETPSQTEIVVKGADKQVVGQVAANIRGYRPPEPYKGKGVRYADENVRRKEAKKK from the coding sequence ATGTCACGTATAGCAAAAGCCCCAGTAGACGTTGTATCAGGTGTAGAAGTTTCTATCTCTGGTCAAGAAGTTACTGTAAAAGGTAGTAAAGGCACTTTGACCCGCGTATTTAACGACGCTGTAGAAGTTGCACAGGAAGAGAACCAACTTAAAGCACTTCCACGTGAAGGTTTTGCTGATAGCTGGGCACAGGCTGGTACTGTTCGCTCTATCCTAAATGCAATGGTTCAAGGTGTTTCACAAGGTTTCGAGAAAAAACTTACGCTTCTAGGTGTTGGTTACCGTGCACAAGCACAAGGTAGCAAACTTAACCTTACGCTAGGTTTCTCTCATCCTGTAGTATACGAAATGCCTGAAGGCATTACGGTTGAAACTCCTAGCCAAACTGAAATCGTCGTGAAAGGCGCCGATAAGCAGGTGGTTGGTCAGGTTGCGGCGAACATTCGCGGTTACCGTCCACCAGAGCCTTACAAAGGCAAAGGTGTACGTTATGCTGACGAAAACGTACGTCGTAAAGAAGCTAAGAAAAAGTAG
- the rpsN gene encoding 30S ribosomal protein S14, producing MAKESMKAREAKRTKLVAKYAEKRAALKAIISDVNVSEEERWDAVLKLQQLPRDSSSSRQRNRCRVTGRPHGYLRKFGLSRIKLREAAMRGEVPGLKKASW from the coding sequence ATGGCAAAAGAATCAATGAAGGCACGCGAAGCTAAGCGTACTAAGCTAGTAGCTAAGTACGCTGAGAAGCGCGCCGCACTTAAAGCGATTATCAGCGATGTTAACGTTTCTGAAGAAGAGCGTTGGGACGCTGTTCTGAAGCTACAACAACTGCCACGTGACTCTAGTTCTTCACGTCAACGTAACCGTTGCCGTGTAACTGGTCGTCCACATGGTTACCTACGCAAATTCGGTCTTAGCCGTATTAAGCTTCGCGAAGCAGCGATGCGCGGTGAAGTCCCTGGCCTTAAGAAAGCCAGCTGGTAA
- a CDS encoding flagellin, which translates to MLTVSSFTQSLSSNPVFSKTLSTAYERLSSGLRINSAVDDSAGLQISNRLTSESIAKNQLRRNLNDGISYAQIAEGGLQESADILQRMRQLAMQSQNGINTDADRRALDKEFQQLKNALNGIAYNTEAFNRLPLLGDNDLLSDNVSSIGDTFVKGIPTRLNSGLRSIAYIPAGSTNISINIDSFSLDDDLQVFTTSGRHLVGTPLSDNVWSINGVGSGSDIKSLLFLTQEGYTPTASYDSSSLITNGSGTINGTTFTFSGDQHPGVTTETLTIDNTNEPLIISVVGQGVFDATVDWDTLGSPGSGGNSFEAGPVDITATNSLSEGTDYINLAKTPVGLSDLNMVESDVLTFENAEVSLQQIDDALAYVSESRAFYGAKMNQMESALKLNDRMHEGLMAARSQILDTDFAEETAKSTQAQIVEQASISVRVQAKSSDEQVLGLLGSIGDR; encoded by the coding sequence ATGTTAACCGTTTCATCGTTCACGCAATCGCTATCATCAAACCCAGTGTTTAGTAAAACGCTGTCTACAGCGTATGAACGGCTAAGTTCAGGGCTTAGAATAAATAGTGCTGTAGATGACAGTGCTGGCTTACAAATTTCCAACCGTTTAACGTCAGAGTCCATTGCCAAAAATCAACTTCGCCGTAACTTAAATGACGGCATTAGCTATGCGCAAATAGCAGAAGGGGGGCTGCAAGAGTCTGCCGATATATTGCAGCGTATGCGGCAATTAGCGATGCAGTCTCAAAACGGCATCAACACAGATGCTGATAGGCGAGCACTAGATAAAGAATTCCAGCAATTGAAAAACGCGCTCAATGGCATTGCCTACAACACGGAAGCATTCAATCGTTTGCCCTTGCTAGGCGATAACGACTTGTTGTCTGATAATGTATCATCCATAGGTGATACCTTTGTAAAGGGCATTCCAACGCGCCTAAATAGCGGGCTGCGTTCCATTGCTTACATTCCGGCAGGCTCTACAAACATCTCTATAAATATTGATAGTTTTTCACTAGATGACGATCTTCAGGTTTTTACCACAAGCGGTAGGCACTTGGTCGGTACGCCTCTCTCAGATAATGTATGGTCTATTAACGGTGTAGGTTCGGGAAGCGACATTAAAAGCCTTTTATTTTTAACCCAAGAAGGGTATACCCCAACGGCAAGCTACGACAGCAGTTCGTTAATAACCAATGGCTCAGGCACAATTAACGGAACAACATTCACCTTCTCAGGCGACCAACATCCAGGGGTAACAACAGAAACCCTAACCATTGATAACACTAACGAGCCACTCATTATTTCAGTAGTGGGGCAAGGTGTATTTGATGCTACAGTAGATTGGGATACGCTGGGTTCTCCCGGAAGCGGTGGAAACAGCTTTGAAGCCGGCCCAGTTGACATTACCGCCACCAATTCTTTAAGCGAAGGTACGGACTACATTAACCTTGCAAAAACGCCAGTGGGTTTATCTGACCTAAATATGGTTGAAAGCGATGTGCTAACTTTTGAAAATGCAGAAGTCTCGTTACAGCAAATAGATGATGCCCTAGCGTATGTTAGCGAGAGTCGTGCGTTTTACGGCGCCAAAATGAATCAAATGGAGTCGGCTCTCAAACTTAATGACCGTATGCACGAAGGCCTAATGGCAGCCCGGTCTCAAATTCTCGATACTGACTTTGCAGAAGAAACTGCTAAATCAACACAGGCGCAAATCGTAGAGCAAGCGAGTATTTCTGTAAGGGTCCAGGCTAAGTCCAGTGATGAGCAGGTTTTGGGGTTGTTGGGCTCTATAGGTGATAGATAG
- the rpsD gene encoding 30S ribosomal protein S4 gives MARYLGPKLKLSRREGTDLFLKSGVRAIDSKCKIDTAPGQHGARRGRLSDYGVQLREKQKVRRMYGVLEKQFRNYYKEAARLKGNTGENLLQLLEQRLDNVVYRMGFASTRAEARQLVSHKAIMVNGQVVNIPSFNVSAEDVVSVREKAKKQARIVAALELADQREKPTWIEVDSSKMEGTFKRVPERTDLSAEINEQLIVELYSK, from the coding sequence ATGGCAAGATATTTGGGTCCAAAACTCAAACTTAGCCGTCGCGAAGGAACTGACCTGTTCCTAAAAAGCGGCGTTCGCGCAATCGATTCTAAATGTAAAATCGATACAGCGCCTGGTCAGCACGGTGCCCGTCGTGGCCGTCTGTCTGACTACGGTGTTCAGCTGCGTGAAAAACAAAAAGTTCGTCGTATGTACGGCGTACTGGAAAAGCAATTCCGCAACTACTATAAAGAAGCTGCACGTCTAAAAGGTAACACAGGTGAAAACTTGCTACAGCTTTTAGAACAGCGTCTTGATAACGTAGTTTACCGTATGGGTTTCGCTAGCACACGTGCTGAAGCACGTCAGCTAGTTAGCCACAAGGCGATCATGGTAAATGGTCAAGTTGTGAACATCCCATCGTTTAACGTTTCTGCCGAAGACGTGGTTTCTGTTCGTGAAAAAGCTAAGAAGCAAGCGCGTATCGTGGCTGCTTTGGAACTGGCTGACCAACGTGAGAAGCCAACCTGGATTGAAGTAGACAGCAGCAAAATGGAAGGCACTTTCAAGCGCGTTCCTGAAAGAACTGACCTGTCTGCGGAAATTAACGAACAGTTGATCGTCGAACTTTACTCTAAGTAA
- the secY gene encoding preprotein translocase subunit SecY, whose translation MAKPGLDSGAKSGLSELKARLLFVLGAIVVFRLGSYVPIPGIDPAVLADLFEQQKGTIVEMFNMFSGGALERASVLALGIMPYITASIIMQLLSVVHPPMVELKKEGEAGRRKISQYTRYLTLVLAIFQSIGISTGLPNLINGLVINPGFGFYFTAVVSLVTGTMFLMWLGEQITERGIGNGISILIFAGIVAGLPTAIGQTAEQARQGDINLLFLLLIGAIVIALTYLVVFVERGQRRIVVNYAKRQQGRQVFAAQSTHLPLKVNIAGVIPPIFASSIILFPGTIAGWFGQNESTAWLQDVALMLSPGQPLYVMLYAAAIIFFCFFYTALVFNPRDTADNLKKSGAFIPGIRPGEQTSRYIDKVMTRLTLAGALYITFICLVPEFMLIAWNVPFYFGGTSLLIIVVVIMDFMAQVQTHLMSSQYESVLKKANLKGYGR comes from the coding sequence ATGGCTAAACCAGGATTGGATTCAGGCGCTAAAAGCGGCTTGAGTGAGCTTAAGGCAAGATTGTTGTTCGTACTTGGTGCGATTGTTGTATTCAGACTAGGTTCTTACGTTCCTATCCCTGGCATCGATCCAGCGGTACTTGCTGACTTGTTCGAGCAACAAAAAGGCACCATTGTAGAAATGTTCAACATGTTCTCTGGTGGTGCGCTTGAGCGTGCATCCGTTCTGGCTTTGGGCATTATGCCATACATTACTGCATCCATTATCATGCAGTTGCTCTCGGTGGTTCACCCACCGATGGTGGAGCTTAAAAAAGAAGGCGAAGCAGGCCGTCGTAAAATTAGTCAGTACACGCGTTATCTAACGCTTGTATTGGCTATCTTCCAATCAATTGGAATTTCGACTGGTTTGCCTAACCTGATTAATGGATTGGTGATAAACCCTGGCTTCGGATTCTACTTTACGGCAGTAGTGAGCCTAGTCACAGGAACTATGTTCCTTATGTGGTTGGGTGAGCAAATTACCGAACGAGGTATTGGTAACGGTATCTCTATATTGATTTTTGCTGGTATTGTTGCCGGTCTGCCAACAGCGATAGGTCAGACTGCGGAACAAGCAAGGCAGGGCGACATTAACTTGTTGTTCCTACTGTTGATTGGCGCAATTGTTATCGCTCTTACATACCTAGTTGTATTTGTAGAGCGCGGACAGCGCAGAATTGTGGTAAACTACGCAAAACGTCAGCAAGGCCGTCAGGTTTTTGCTGCGCAAAGCACCCATTTACCGCTGAAAGTCAACATTGCTGGTGTAATTCCACCAATCTTTGCTTCTAGCATTATTCTGTTCCCGGGTACCATCGCAGGATGGTTCGGACAGAATGAATCAACAGCGTGGTTGCAAGATGTAGCGCTTATGCTATCTCCTGGTCAACCGCTGTACGTGATGTTATACGCAGCTGCGATTATCTTCTTCTGCTTCTTCTACACGGCGTTGGTTTTCAACCCGCGTGATACAGCAGATAACTTGAAGAAGTCTGGCGCGTTCATCCCAGGCATCCGCCCGGGTGAGCAAACGTCACGATACATTGACAAGGTAATGACTCGCCTTACACTGGCTGGCGCACTGTACATAACCTTTATTTGTTTAGTGCCTGAATTCATGCTAATTGCTTGGAATGTGCCGTTCTACTTCGGTGGTACGTCGCTTCTCATTATCGTAGTAGTTATCATGGACTTTATGGCACAAGTACAGACACATTTGATGTCTAGTCAATATGAGTCTGTGCTGAAGAAAGCTAACCTTAAAGGCTACGGCCGATAA
- the rplO gene encoding 50S ribosomal protein L15, with amino-acid sequence MRLNTISPAEGSKPTGKRSGRGIGSGLGKTGGVGHKGQKSRSGGRVKPGFEGGQMPIQRRLPKFGFTSRKSFVTDQVTLAEIAKVDGDTASLETLKAAGLVKKEIQFVKVVKSGEVSRAVTVSGLKVTKGAKEAIEAAGGKVEE; translated from the coding sequence ATGCGTTTAAATACAATTTCTCCAGCCGAAGGTTCAAAGCCTACTGGTAAGCGTTCTGGTCGTGGTATCGGCTCAGGTCTTGGTAAAACAGGTGGCGTAGGTCACAAAGGTCAAAAAAGCCGTTCAGGTGGCCGTGTTAAGCCAGGATTCGAAGGTGGTCAGATGCCTATCCAGCGTCGTCTTCCTAAGTTCGGTTTCACTTCACGCAAGAGCTTTGTTACTGATCAAGTAACTCTTGCTGAAATCGCGAAGGTTGATGGTGATACTGCGTCTCTTGAGACTTTAAAAGCAGCTGGACTTGTTAAGAAAGAAATCCAGTTCGTTAAAGTTGTAAAGAGCGGTGAAGTTTCACGCGCTGTTACAGTAAGCGGGTTAAAGGTTACTAAAGGCGCTAAAGAAGCGATTGAAGCTGCTGGCGGTAAAGTAGAGGAATAA
- the rplR gene encoding 50S ribosomal protein L18, with protein sequence MDKKTARIRRATRARAKIRELAAHRLVVNRTPRHIYAQLIAPCGSEVLAAASTVEKDLAKDLKSTGNAEAATVVGKAIAERALEKGIKTVAFDRSGFQYHGRVKALADAAREAGLQF encoded by the coding sequence ATGGATAAGAAAACAGCTCGCATTCGTCGCGCAACTCGCGCACGAGCAAAAATTCGTGAACTGGCCGCGCATCGCTTGGTAGTAAACCGTACACCTCGCCACATCTACGCTCAGCTAATCGCACCATGCGGTTCTGAAGTGTTGGCAGCGGCTTCAACTGTTGAGAAAGATCTTGCAAAAGATCTTAAGTCTACAGGTAACGCTGAAGCAGCGACGGTAGTCGGTAAAGCAATCGCAGAGCGCGCGCTTGAGAAAGGCATTAAAACAGTGGCTTTCGATCGCAGTGGTTTCCAATACCACGGTCGCGTTAAAGCATTAGCTGATGCAGCTCGCGAAGCTGGTCTTCAGTTCTAG
- the rpsE gene encoding 30S ribosomal protein S5, whose translation MAKQDVQNGEFLEKLIAVNRVSKVVKGGRIFSFTALTVVGDGNGRVGFGYGKAREVPAAIQKAMEKARRNMVDVDLNGHTLQHPIKGRHSGSKVYMQPASEGTGIIAGGAMRAVLEVAGVQNVLSKCYGSTNPINVVRATINALTEMNSPAKVAAKRGLSVEEILG comes from the coding sequence ATGGCTAAACAAGACGTTCAAAATGGTGAATTTCTAGAGAAATTGATCGCTGTAAACCGCGTTTCTAAAGTGGTTAAAGGTGGTCGAATCTTTAGTTTCACTGCATTGACAGTAGTGGGTGACGGTAACGGTCGCGTTGGTTTTGGTTACGGTAAGGCACGTGAAGTACCTGCTGCAATCCAAAAAGCAATGGAAAAGGCACGTCGCAACATGGTTGACGTAGACCTTAACGGTCACACGTTACAGCACCCGATTAAAGGTCGTCACTCTGGCTCTAAAGTTTACATGCAACCAGCATCTGAAGGTACCGGTATTATTGCCGGTGGTGCGATGCGTGCAGTACTTGAAGTAGCTGGTGTACAAAACGTACTTTCAAAATGTTACGGCTCTACAAACCCAATCAACGTTGTACGTGCAACAATCAACGCGCTAACAGAAATGAATAGCCCGGCGAAAGTTGCTGCGAAGCGTGGATTGTCTGTAGAAGAAATTTTGGGGTAA
- a CDS encoding DNA-directed RNA polymerase subunit alpha: MVGSVTEFLKPRLVEIENVSPTRAKVTLEPLERGFGHTLGNALRRILLSSMPGCAVTEVEIDGVLHEYSTKEGVQEDVIEILLNLKGLAVRLEGKTEATLTLVKSGAGPVVAGDIQHDGDVEITNPDHVICTLTGEAEISMRIKVEMGRGYVPASTRRSSEEDDRPIGRLLVDASYSPVERIAYSVESARVEQRTDLDKLIIDMETNGTLDPEEAIRRSATILAEQLDAFVDLRDVSEPEAKEEKPEFDPILLRPVDDLELTVRSANCLKAEAIQYIGDLVQRTEVELLKTPNLGKKSLTEIKDVLASRGLSLGMRLENWPPESIAEKD; this comes from the coding sequence ATTGTGGGTTCTGTGACTGAATTCCTAAAACCGAGATTAGTTGAGATCGAAAACGTTTCTCCTACTCGTGCCAAAGTAACTTTGGAACCACTAGAGCGCGGCTTTGGCCATACTCTAGGTAACGCCCTACGTCGTATTTTACTGTCATCTATGCCAGGATGTGCAGTTACCGAGGTAGAAATTGACGGCGTTCTTCACGAGTACAGCACCAAAGAAGGTGTTCAGGAAGACGTAATTGAAATCTTGCTAAATCTTAAAGGTTTAGCGGTTCGCCTTGAAGGTAAAACTGAGGCAACCCTAACTCTAGTGAAATCTGGCGCTGGCCCTGTTGTTGCTGGTGATATTCAGCATGATGGCGACGTAGAAATTACAAACCCTGACCACGTTATTTGTACTTTAACTGGCGAAGCTGAAATCAGCATGCGCATTAAAGTAGAAATGGGTCGCGGTTATGTACCAGCTTCTACCCGTCGCTCCTCTGAAGAAGATGATCGTCCAATTGGTCGTTTGTTAGTAGACGCTTCATACAGCCCAGTTGAACGTATTGCTTACAGTGTAGAGTCTGCTCGTGTTGAACAACGCACAGACCTAGACAAACTAATCATCGACATGGAGACGAACGGTACTTTGGATCCTGAAGAAGCGATCCGCCGTTCTGCTACTATCCTAGCTGAACAGCTAGATGCATTCGTAGACCTACGTGATGTGTCTGAGCCAGAAGCGAAAGAAGAGAAGCCAGAATTCGATCCGATTCTGCTTCGTCCAGTAGATGACCTAGAGCTGACAGTACGTTCTGCAAACTGTTTGAAAGCAGAAGCTATCCAGTACATTGGTGACCTGGTACAGCGCACTGAGGTTGAGCTACTTAAAACGCCAAACCTTGGTAAGAAATCGCTAACTGAAATCAAAGATGTTCTAGCATCTCGTGGTCTTTCTCTAGGTATGCGCCTAGAAAACTGGCCGCCAGAGAGCATCGCTGAAAAAGATTAA
- the rpmD gene encoding 50S ribosomal protein L30, whose translation MATIKVKQTKSAIGRLPKHKATLKGLGLRKINHVRELEDTPAVRGMINRVHYMVEIVEE comes from the coding sequence ATGGCAACGATTAAAGTAAAGCAAACTAAAAGTGCAATTGGCCGTCTGCCAAAGCACAAAGCTACGCTTAAAGGTTTAGGCCTTCGTAAAATCAACCATGTTCGTGAACTGGAAGATACCCCAGCCGTTCGTGGCATGATCAACCGTGTACATTACATGGTTGAGATAGTGGAGGAGTAA
- the rplX gene encoding 50S ribosomal protein L24 — MANKIRRDDEVVVLAGKDKGKQGKVLRVLIADNRVIVEGVNLVKKHTKPNPQLGVAGGIVEKEASIHVSNVAIVNPATGKADRVGFRFEDEKKVRFFKSNGELV; from the coding sequence ATGGCTAATAAAATTCGTCGTGATGATGAAGTAGTCGTATTAGCGGGTAAAGACAAAGGCAAGCAAGGCAAAGTTCTTCGCGTGCTTATTGCTGATAACCGTGTAATTGTAGAAGGCGTTAATCTCGTCAAGAAGCACACTAAGCCAAACCCACAACTGGGCGTAGCTGGTGGCATTGTTGAGAAAGAAGCTTCTATTCACGTTTCTAATGTTGCGATTGTTAACCCGGCAACGGGCAAAGCAGATCGCGTTGGTTTCCGTTTCGAAGATGAGAAGAAAGTACGTTTCTTCAAGTCTAACGGCGAACTTGTTTAA
- the rpmJ gene encoding 50S ribosomal protein L36, protein MKVRASVKKICRNCKVIKRNGVVRVICSSDPKHKQRQG, encoded by the coding sequence ATGAAAGTTCGTGCATCAGTAAAAAAGATTTGCCGTAACTGTAAAGTTATCAAGCGCAACGGTGTTGTGCGTGTAATTTGCAGTTCTGACCCAAAGCATAAGCAGCGTCAGGGCTAA
- the rpsK gene encoding 30S ribosomal protein S11, with translation MAKAPARSTRKRAKRQVADGMAHIHASFNNTIVTITDRSGNALAWATSGGSGFRGSRKSTPFAAQVAAERAGVAAQEYGLKNLEVFVKGPGPGRESAIRALNATGYKITNITDVTPIPHNGCRPPKKRRV, from the coding sequence ATGGCTAAAGCACCAGCTCGTAGCACGCGTAAGCGCGCTAAACGTCAGGTTGCAGACGGAATGGCTCATATCCATGCGTCTTTCAACAACACAATTGTGACTATTACAGACCGTTCAGGCAATGCACTAGCATGGGCGACATCTGGTGGTTCTGGTTTCCGTGGTTCACGTAAATCTACCCCATTTGCTGCACAGGTAGCTGCTGAGCGTGCAGGTGTTGCTGCACAAGAATACGGTCTTAAGAACCTTGAAGTATTCGTTAAAGGTCCAGGTCCAGGCCGTGAGTCTGCGATCCGTGCTCTTAACGCTACAGGTTATAAGATCACAAACATTACCGATGTGACCCCTATTCCTCACAACGGTTGTCGTCCACCGAAAAAACGTCGCGTTTAA
- the rplN gene encoding 50S ribosomal protein L14, with protein MIQMQTNLDVADNSGARRVQCIKVLGGSHRRYAGIGDIIKVTVKEAIPRGKVKKGDVLNAVVVRTRKGVRRADGSTIRFDGNAAVMLNANKQPIGTRIFGPVTRELRSENFMKIISLAPEVL; from the coding sequence ATGATCCAAATGCAAACTAACCTGGACGTTGCAGACAACAGCGGCGCTCGCAGGGTTCAGTGTATTAAGGTTCTTGGTGGCTCGCATCGCCGTTATGCAGGTATCGGTGACATCATCAAAGTTACTGTTAAGGAAGCAATTCCTCGCGGTAAAGTTAAAAAAGGTGACGTACTGAACGCAGTGGTGGTGCGTACTAGAAAAGGCGTTCGTCGTGCAGATGGTTCTACCATCCGTTTTGACGGTAACGCGGCTGTTATGCTTAATGCTAACAAGCAACCAATTGGTACGCGTATCTTTGGCCCGGTTACCCGTGAGTTGAGAAGTGAAAACTTCATGAAAATCATCTCATTGGCCCCAGAGGTACTATAA
- the rplE gene encoding 50S ribosomal protein L5 — MAKLHDFYKETVVAELAKQFGYKSVMQVPRIEKITLNMGLGEAVADKKVLENAQADMTAIAGQKPVVTVARKSVAGFKIREGYPIGCKVTLRGERMWEFLERLISIAIPRVRDFRGLNPKSFDGRGNYSMGVREQIIFPEIDFDKVDKVRGMDITITTSANTNDEARALLDAFNFPFKK; from the coding sequence ATGGCGAAACTGCATGATTTCTATAAAGAAACAGTAGTAGCTGAACTTGCTAAGCAGTTCGGATACAAAAGCGTCATGCAAGTCCCTCGGATTGAAAAAATCACTCTAAACATGGGTTTAGGTGAAGCAGTTGCTGACAAAAAGGTACTTGAGAATGCTCAAGCTGACATGACGGCTATCGCCGGTCAGAAGCCTGTAGTCACAGTTGCAAGAAAATCAGTAGCGGGTTTTAAAATCCGTGAAGGTTATCCGATTGGCTGTAAAGTAACCCTACGCGGCGAGCGTATGTGGGAGTTCCTTGAGCGTTTGATTTCAATCGCTATTCCACGTGTTCGCGATTTCCGTGGTTTGAATCCTAAATCATTCGACGGACGTGGTAACTACAGCATGGGCGTGCGTGAGCAAATCATTTTCCCTGAAATCGATTTCGATAAAGTGGATAAGGTTCGCGGTATGGATATTACTATCACTACCAGTGCGAATACTAATGACGAAGCACGTGCTCTGCTGGACGCGTTTAACTTCCCATTCAAAAAGTAG
- the rpsH gene encoding 30S ribosomal protein S8, with protein MSMQDPIADMFTRIRNGQMAQKVSVTMPSSKLRVAICEVLKAEGYITDFAASGDVKPVLEVTLKYFEGKQVIDTIERVSRPGLRIYKKKDELPKVMGGLGVAIVSTSKGVMTDRAARNAGMGGEIIGYVA; from the coding sequence ATGAGCATGCAAGATCCTATCGCGGATATGTTTACCCGCATCCGTAACGGCCAGATGGCACAGAAAGTTTCTGTGACTATGCCTTCTTCAAAACTTCGCGTTGCAATTTGTGAAGTATTGAAAGCAGAAGGTTATATCACTGACTTCGCTGCTTCTGGTGACGTTAAGCCTGTTTTAGAAGTTACGCTTAAGTACTTCGAAGGCAAGCAAGTAATTGACACTATCGAACGTGTAAGCCGTCCTGGTCTGCGCATCTATAAGAAAAAAGATGAGCTTCCAAAGGTTATGGGTGGTTTAGGCGTAGCTATCGTGTCGACTTCTAAAGGTGTGATGACTGACCGTGCAGCGCGTAACGCTGGCATGGGCGGTGAGATCATCGGTTATGTAGCATAA
- the rpsM gene encoding 30S ribosomal protein S13, producing MARIAGINIPEHKHAVIAIQAIYGVGPTRAKSICAGAGVAENTKIKELDEATIDKLRDEVAKFTVEGDLRREVSMSIKRLMDLGCFRGIRHRRSLPLRGQRTKTNARTRKGPRKPIKK from the coding sequence ATGGCCCGTATCGCTGGCATTAACATTCCTGAGCACAAGCATGCTGTAATCGCTATCCAAGCGATCTATGGCGTTGGTCCCACACGTGCGAAAAGCATTTGTGCGGGTGCTGGTGTTGCAGAAAATACAAAAATCAAAGAGCTAGACGAAGCTACTATTGATAAGCTTCGTGACGAAGTGGCTAAATTCACCGTTGAAGGTGACTTACGCCGTGAAGTCTCTATGAGCATCAAACGTTTGATGGACCTGGGTTGCTTCCGTGGTATTCGCCACCGTCGTAGCTTGCCTCTACGTGGTCAGCGCACTAAAACTAATGCGCGTACCCGTAAAGGTCCTCGTAAGCCAATTAAGAAGTAA
- the rplQ gene encoding 50S ribosomal protein L17 has product MRHRKSGRQLNRNSSHRQAMFKNMAGSLVKHEVIKTTLPKAKELRRVIEPLITMAKEDSVANRRLAFARTGDKEVVGKLFNELGPRYEARPGGYTRILKCGFRAGDNAPMAYVELVDRPVVEAEEEAVEATEE; this is encoded by the coding sequence ATGCGCCATCGTAAGAGTGGTCGTCAGTTGAATCGCAACAGCAGCCATCGTCAAGCTATGTTCAAAAACATGGCCGGTTCTTTGGTCAAGCACGAAGTGATCAAAACTACGTTACCAAAAGCGAAAGAATTACGTCGCGTAATCGAGCCTCTAATCACTATGGCTAAAGAAGACAGCGTTGCAAACCGCCGTCTAGCTTTCGCCCGCACTGGTGACAAAGAGGTTGTAGGTAAACTATTCAACGAGCTTGGTCCTCGTTACGAAGCTCGTCCAGGCGGCTACACTCGCATTCTTAAATGCGGTTTCCGTGCTGGCGACAATGCCCCAATGGCATATGTTGAGCTAGTTGACCGTCCAGTTGTAGAAGCTGAAGAAGAAGCAGTAGAAGCAACTGAAGAGTAA